From one Prochlorococcus marinus str. MIT 0912 genomic stretch:
- a CDS encoding YggS family pyridoxal phosphate-dependent enzyme, with protein MILLCSNEFKVIKDSLPLGANLLAVSKGHDHELIRKLYGYGQLDFGESRLQEAIPKKSDLNDLKQIRWHFVGKLQKNKVRGVIKEFDFIHSVDSLPLLERISRISKEEQKSPNIFLQVKFKDDPNKGGFLKQDLLKSWSKIISLNNINLIGLMTIPPIALNSYQRKDLFCECRDFANHLGLKDCSMGMSNDWQEAIKAGTTWIRLGSILFGKRQI; from the coding sequence TTGATTTTGCTTTGTTCTAATGAATTTAAGGTCATTAAAGATTCTTTACCCCTTGGGGCTAATTTACTTGCTGTGAGCAAGGGACATGATCATGAATTGATACGTAAACTTTATGGTTATGGCCAGTTGGATTTTGGAGAAAGTCGTTTGCAGGAGGCTATTCCAAAAAAAAGCGATCTGAATGATCTAAAGCAAATTAGATGGCATTTTGTTGGTAAATTGCAGAAAAATAAAGTTAGAGGGGTTATTAAAGAATTTGACTTTATTCATTCTGTTGATTCTTTGCCGCTTCTTGAACGGATTTCGAGAATCTCAAAAGAAGAGCAAAAATCTCCGAATATATTTTTACAAGTAAAATTCAAAGATGATCCCAACAAGGGTGGATTTTTAAAACAAGATCTTCTGAAAAGTTGGTCCAAGATTATTTCTTTGAACAATATTAATTTGATTGGACTAATGACAATTCCACCAATAGCTCTTAATTCCTATCAAAGAAAAGATTTATTTTGTGAATGCAGGGATTTTGCTAATCATTTGGGATTAAAGGATTGTTCGATGGGAATGAGTAACGATTGGCAAGAAGCTATTAAAGCTGGTACTACTTGGATTCGATTGGGATCTATTTTGTTTGGCAAACGTCAGATTTAG
- a CDS encoding cell division protein SepF, whose translation MSLISRLRAVVAGDDFLDSDFDELDYETSDDFENFNRGNKEGSGEMATISQTNPFDGRSGFSSSNVIGMPGISTNDSEVSLMEPRSFDEMPRVIQALRERKTVILNLTMMEPDQAQRAVDFVAGGTFAIDGHQERVGESIFLFAPSCVTVTNSFQEEASPSSMSNKGTDLISKETSPAPEPAWGETVATAL comes from the coding sequence GTGTCGCTTATTTCCCGTCTTCGTGCTGTCGTCGCTGGCGATGACTTTTTAGATAGTGATTTTGATGAGCTCGATTACGAAACAAGTGATGATTTTGAGAATTTTAATAGAGGCAACAAAGAAGGAAGTGGAGAAATGGCAACCATTTCTCAGACTAACCCTTTTGATGGAAGGAGTGGGTTTAGTTCTTCAAATGTCATTGGTATGCCTGGGATCTCAACAAATGATTCTGAAGTTAGTTTGATGGAACCTAGAAGCTTTGATGAAATGCCAAGAGTGATCCAAGCTTTGAGGGAGCGTAAAACAGTTATTTTAAATCTCACAATGATGGAGCCTGATCAGGCTCAAAGAGCAGTTGATTTTGTCGCAGGTGGAACCTTTGCGATTGATGGACATCAAGAAAGAGTCGGAGAAAGTATTTTCCTTTTCGCACCTTCTTGCGTAACAGTAACCAATTCATTTCAAGAGGAAGCCTCTCCTTCAAGTATGAGTAATAAAGGTACTGATTTGATTTCTAAGGAAACCTCTCCTGCTCCAGAGCCTGCTTGGGGGGAGACGGTAGCTACAGCTCTTTGA
- the proC gene encoding pyrroline-5-carboxylate reductase encodes MEISIGIIGLGSMAKAIISPLLKRGEYHPQHVLGIVGRSSSISSALNDLPKEVKVVSSEDSFSREVWKAPLKILAVKPQQLNQIKEPVSSFQSNDQPLKPLLISVLAGITLKSLNKAFPGHTCVRAVPNTPSLVGQGLTGLAWPDDITIDQKEVVRKIFEPISEIYELEEQKLDSFLALTSSGPAYIALVVEAMADGAVAAGLPRYLSNQLAHKTLSGTASLLREKKIHPAQLKDMVASPAGTTISALRHLELAGLRSALIEAVVLAAQKSRLLSEEVST; translated from the coding sequence TTGGAAATTTCTATTGGGATAATTGGTCTTGGCAGTATGGCAAAGGCTATTATTTCACCTCTTTTAAAGAGAGGTGAATACCATCCTCAACATGTTTTAGGAATTGTTGGTAGGAGCTCAAGTATTTCATCTGCTTTGAATGATCTTCCAAAGGAAGTGAAAGTTGTATCTAGTGAAGATTCTTTCTCCAGAGAAGTATGGAAAGCTCCTTTGAAGATATTGGCTGTAAAACCTCAACAATTAAATCAAATTAAAGAACCGGTCTCATCATTCCAATCGAATGATCAGCCTCTTAAACCTTTATTAATTTCAGTGTTGGCTGGAATAACATTGAAAAGTCTTAATAAAGCTTTCCCTGGACACACATGTGTTAGAGCAGTGCCAAATACCCCTTCTCTTGTCGGCCAAGGACTTACTGGCCTGGCCTGGCCAGATGATATTACTATTGATCAAAAGGAAGTTGTTAGAAAGATTTTTGAACCCATAAGTGAAATTTACGAGTTAGAGGAGCAAAAACTTGATTCCTTTTTGGCTCTAACTTCTTCAGGACCTGCATATATCGCTTTAGTTGTTGAAGCAATGGCTGATGGGGCTGTTGCCGCAGGATTACCACGATATTTATCGAATCAATTAGCGCACAAAACCCTTTCAGGCACTGCCTCTCTGCTAAGAGAAAAAAAAATACACCCTGCTCAACTAAAAGATATGGTTGCTTCTCCTGCCGGTACTACAATTAGTGCTCTTCGACACCTTGAACTTGCGGGCTTGAGATCCGCCTTAATTGAAGCAGTTGTTTTGGCAGCTCAGAAGAGTCGTCTATTGTCCGAAGAAGTTTCGACTTAG